GTTAGATGTCCGCATTGTGGTGCTCtagggagatgggggagtaGTGGTTAAATGTACTCATGGCAAAATCTGTGACATCAGCAACTAAGGTTTCCTGTCACACCCCAGACTAATATAACAGAGGGGCAAGTAGGCTCCCTGAACTCTGGAACTCCAAGGTACTCTTTCCTCTTAAGACTTGAAATATgaatatatacgtgtgtgtgtgtgtttcagtactCTGCCAGAATACACGCTTCTCCAAACACGAGGAGTATTTCGATGCTAATGAACCCAGTGTGGTTACTTTGCTCTCAAACTCAAAGGCAATCAGGCAACTTAGGAATCTGAGGCTGATGTTttccagacacagtagctctgatACGCATGATCGATCCTTGTGAATCACTTGCACTTTAAACATACCCATCTTCTTATACACCcgtactgtatatgtgtatggGCTTTTCTCTGTTCTGAAAACCTATGAAAGATACAAATGCATCAACTCAGTGTCTTTTGCTGACAAGAAATAAAATATCATATCTGGCATATGGTATCAACTTGGTTGACTGCTCTCATTTTCTCATGCCCGCCTcatctctctcacatcatgtcAAATCGGTAAGTGCATGTACTGCAACCTCTCTTATTGCATGGTCGTGGTCAAAAATACAACTATGGCACTAAAATCTCTGAAGCTACAGACTCCACTGAATAGAAAACAACCCTACAAGAACAGACAGGATCTCTGCTCTGATTGTGAGAGGAGGTACCAAAGCATATTACATTAACCAATTAGTTTCCTCCACGCCCATGCAGGGTGTGACAAATCGAGCAGGACCTACGAAGTGAGAACGAAGGGCATCCCTGTGAAAATGAACTTTCTGGAAATCTGAGCACAAATGAGCCGAAACTGCAGAGCGCCTGCTTCGGCGGGGAGcccgggggaaagagagagagagttacgcTGGTGGAAGCGCTGATATCTCGGGCGGAGGGAGATATAATTTCATGCCaattaagaaaaaaaatccTGGAGGGTTTTCTCATCTCCTGTTCTCTAGTCTTGGGGATAGGTGATGCCACAGTGCTGCACAGAAACACTCTAGTACTTGTGATTTAAAgagacattgacacacacacgtcggcTGTGAATCCAATTTCATAGTACAATCACATATCCAGCTCATGTTTGAACTCTCAACTCTAGTGTCCACATCCATCAAATATGCTGCCTTCCTCCACCAACTATTCAATGGGATAGTCAAATGTGCTGTCATAAGTGTGCTAAGTGGGTCCTGAATTTCAGACTGGTTACATATTCATATGTTTTACATATTCATATGTCATCCTCTTTTCCCAATACATTTGTGGTGCACTGTTCGGCAGCATGACAAATCATTTGTGCAGTGAAACAGTGTGACTGAGCGCAGAGGGGATTAGGTTCACTCTAACCCATCCAGCAGTCTTCCCACAATCCTTTCATTTCTGTGAGAAAGAAGATGAGAAACCAAATCTGACCAAAGATACAGTAgatagggagcagaggggctgtacagagtgtgtgttagttGTGGAGTCAATTGTTCCATGTCGAACATCAAAACAATGCTATTCTCGCATCCTGACTCGTGATTGAGCTGTTGAATTACATCGATTTTAGCACTTTACAATACTACAGAACATGTCACACTCGCAGGCTTTTTGCACTGAAAGCTCCCTTAAAGCCTTCTTCACAATGTTGCCGACTTGCCAGCTGGGTGGAACCGCAAGTGAACCGACCATCTTCACCACCAGAGGGTGATATGTAATCGTCAAAGCACGTTGCCATCATCCCCAGTAACACCAGCACACAGCAACATCATTGCCATGTAACATGTAACCAACAATGCGCTGTGATGACTTCCTGCAGAAAGAGCATTCCTATGAGATCACAAAATAGTGTGTTATGCACATGTCATTGATTGTAGGCCTACTTCTCTAAGGATTGTTCCAGACTTCCGTATTCAATTTTAAAATAATTGATAACAAAGATGTCTTACCCTTTTTTTCTTGAATTTAAATTATTAAAATTCGTTTTATCTCCTGGATTATAAAAACTGTTGTTTACATTACATATTTCCAGTCTAGGAGAGACATCTAGTGGTGACAAAAAAGGTGAATCTCTCTACATCTGAACGCATACATCGGTGACTAAACCGTTAAATGCAGAAAATAGACATCTTATTTTAGGTTAAACTCTCCAGCTGCAGGCACAACCAGAGCTGTGTTGACTGTATGGAGAGATTCCGGCTGACTGACAGCACTTGAAGACGTGTGGGCCTCTCTTCATGGGACTTCTGCCCAGGAGCAACACAGACGACAGCCTGTTTACTTGACAAGGATCCGTCTgtcaccctcccccctgccttatGTGAATCATCCACAGATAACTCACCAAAATCAACTTTTTGATCAACTTGAACAGGGATGCAGCTGGATTTAAGCAGGTTCAACTATAATTGTGCACGGTCCCCTAAAAGACTGAACTGAAAACTTTGCTCTCAGCAGGCAGGCTGAATTAGAGTATGTCTGTCATAGACATCCTTCTGTAGCAAAAGTCAGCGCGACGCAAAAATATCTAGTCGTCTTCTCAAAGGAGCAAGACTTTATTCACGGTTTATAATATTAAGCATTTTAGTAATGTTTATGTAGTCATTTGAAACCGTGAACATGTATTTGCTCTACTGGATGGGATTAGAGAGGCCATGAAGTGGGGCTCTTCCACACAAATGTCCCACTTTCATGAAGAGGAATCTCACGTAACATTTTAATGAAGATCCTTGGTGACAAATTGGTCAAAAGAGATGGGGCTCAACTTAATTCAAAGCAAGATGAGTCCAGCTCTTCTTTCAGCTGCTATCATCCTCCTTTTTACAGTATGATGAATTAGGGTAGTTTGTGGTAAACGGCACTTAACTGGCTTCTTACGTTACAGCAGGGGGACAAATGGTTGAATTAGAGGGGCTGTTTTGGTCTATGGAGGCCCTGCTGAAACGTGCAGTGTCCTGGCCTCTAAGGCACCTCCGAGCGTTCAGAGAACACTGACGTAGTGTAATTTAGCCATCAATCTGAACACCCTAAAATCCCCTAGGTaagcttctgtctctcctcaaaaCCTACCTATCAATTTCCCGAAATTAATGCCTGCCTGTTGCTGTGAAATGTTGTAAAGAAGCTTTTGAAGTTTGAGCTTGTTATCCTGATAGTGTCATGTCAGGTGCCTCTCTTTAATTCCTATTTCAGTTTGGGTTTTTTACAATACAGAGCAATGTCACATATTTGTCCTTACAAAGAGAGACATCATTATATGTCGCTACTTGagtgaaaaaaaatatattatttcaTAGGCCTACATCATACGAAATTCCACCCCGAAATATTGTCATGCCGCATTGTGGTTAATACATATCTCCCACGAACCGTACGCTATTTCTAATAAATGATTATGAAGAACGTATCCAATAAATACAACAGATCGACATTTCTGTCATGAGTGGGAAAAGGTGGCTAAACTGATATCAAAATAGTTTTACAACAGTTATTTATAAAAGTTGTTTATGTGATTTTAAATGTTCATTAACCCACAATAAAAAAGGGCTTTTCATTCAATAGTCAAACTAGTCTGAAAGAAATAGAAATTAAACTTGCACTGCGTTTCATCGTCTAAAACGTTTGGCGTCCACACCTATAGGCTACTATTTTCAATGTTGGCTATAGCCCTATTTTTAAACCACTCTAAAATGTTTATGAAAACAAATCGTAAATGGTAATTTTGCATCTAAATTAAAAACATTGGTATTTTTCTGGCTCCGAGCTCATTAGTGTGTTTCAACATCTTTCCTGCTGAAGGTAGGGCCTATCTCTCTTCCGGCGCGTCTGGGCATCAGCCAAGCATCGCAGACTGGCGCCGTAGCCTCTCCACTTCCACAACATAAGGTGTAATGTTACTGTTTGTTGTGGTCTAAGCACACTAATAGGTCGTTGGAAGTCAGCATCGGTGTAAACTCGTTCGACATCCACCGAGACGCTAAAGGTCACTCAACCGCGAGGACCTGCACACTAATTTGGTGCAATGGTGGTGCCAATGTTGTTTCAACCAAGCAGCTCCAGCAGAGGGCATGGGTGAAGTGATTTGGCATATGTGCCATCAATGAGACACCTGGTcattaatatatttaaatgatttttaaacatatttaagCCGAGTAAAGGCTTTTATATGTATCCATCTTGACTTCTCACCAAAAAAAAAGCGTGTCTCTTATGATCCAGATGTTATATTAACCAATTATCAACATTCAAagtaaaacaataataaaatattTGGAACAAAATATAAAACGGATTCCTCCCTATTTATAATCTAAGAAAAATGTGTGTGGGCCGTCTCGTATGTAAGATGAGTAAAAAGGAGTGGTTTGTGACTGAGCTGTTTTTCCATCACGCGCCCGGCCATTGGCTATATTTCATTGGATAGTTTACATGAAAGCAGCAATGTGTCTTGGTCGAAAACTTCAGTGGAGAGCTGTCTTCAGAATAACCTGCTTCTTATAACAAATCGTTTTGAGGACCATCCTATTACGGAGACTACACCTGCTCTGAAATAACATTCAGGCCTTATAGCAGTTGCAGCTCTGAAATTAAATCATCGAGCGATGTTTGCCAGTCCAGTGACTTCAACGCCTTTCTCTGTTAAGGATATCTTGAAACTGGATCATCAGAACTCCTACCATGTTCTGAGCCAACAAGGATTTATGATACCAGACCAGGACTCAGTGTATCTGCAGCACGTCAACAATGCACTGTGCAGGCTGGACTTTTTCGACAGCCAGGAGAGCCTGTGCGTCTCTGGGGAGCAGGTGAAAGGCATCTGTGATTCGGACGCTGTTGACATCCTGAGGGGCAGTTTCATTTCAACAGAAGATGATATGAATGAGGACCCAGGTAGGCACGTTTTTaataaatatttcatttatttcaGTGCTCAAACCATCCCATTTCATGACTGCCGGAAAATTCTGCAGTCATGAAATGAGATGGTTTGAGCACTTAAAGAAATGAACATATGCCTATATATATCTAGCAATAAatgaacatttattttatttggaaAATTCATTTTCAGTTAGTCTACACTTTCGATCTTTAGTAGGCTACATTGAAAACCAAATAGTCCAGAATATATACTTTGAATGTTAATATTGTTTAGTTTTAATGGGATTTGCAATTCAACACATCTCAAACAGCCgacaattaaataaataaagcatTAATAAATCAATAATATAATCACATTTCAGAATAATTGTTTTGCCTAAATAGGCCTATGCAAGGCCTATTTGATATAACTAATTTTGGTGGGATAGGCTTATAGTGTAATTTGGCTCTGGTATAGGCCTATGTTCAAGGATTTACTGTCAATTAAGAAGAGGATACTTTTTGTCTTTACAGGTAGGTCTATGTGCAGCCATGACGAATCGCTTGGCTGTGACGGACAAATTGAGAAAATAGGAACGGCAAAATCAAGATTGCGGAGAAAGCCCCGAGTACTGTTCACTCAGACACAGGTGTTTGAATTGGAGAGGCGCTTCAAACAGCAGAGGTACCTCTCTGCGCCAGAGCGCGATCATCTTGCCAACATTCTGAAGCTAACTTCCACTCAGGTCAAAATATGGTTTCAGAACAGAAGGTATAAGTGCAAAAGACAAAGACAAGACAAATCTTTGGAAATGGCAAGCTACCGGCCGCCACCCAGGCGGGTTGCGGTTCCCGTGTTGGTCCGAGATGGCAAGCCTTGCATGGGTGGGTCTTCTTCACCATACAAAATGACAATTGGCTCCTACAATCCTTACCATGTATATGGAAAAAACTCGTATAGTTGTAACTATCATTGTATGCCATCTATTCCCTGTGTATCATCTATAAATGCAACGCAAATGAACAGCGCTTTAACAGATTTTGATACAGTGGGACGTGCCGATGGAGGGTCCGGTCAGCCGGCACACTTTCAGACTTTGTCAGGGGTTAGAGCGTGGTGAGGAACTAAATGGACTCTTGTAAGTTATTCTTTCTGTCCAGCAATGTGAATTATTTTGATAGATCAGCGGTTCAGAGTAAAACCCCGAATTGTCAGATTCGTTTAGACTGAtttttttattactttttttgtttgtagaACACTGTTCATAGACATGTCAGTGAAGGCTACATGAACCGTAACATGTAAACAATTATAGTTATTTcgtttgtgattttttttcgTCCACTATTTAGgcaaatatttattttacatttctcAACGAATTTGTACTACATGTTGGTCTATTTTTGGATACAGCCCTATAACCTCTTTAGGCTTCAACGAACCTGCTTCAGTTAAAAATAACTTAATAATAAACCTAAACATGTTTGGTGTGATTTACTCAAAATGTCAACACCAGCAGGCTAATGATTTAGCATTATTTTGTTATTATTAAGGCAGTATGATATCCCCCAAAAcgttattatttgtattatgaTTGATGTTATTGTTATTAGAAATGGTATGAGTTGTAGTCATTTAAATTGAAGTAGTATTAGGCTGTATATTATGCGTCAAAAAGGACACAGGCCTAATTTCGGTGagtggcaaaaaaaaaattctacctCTTTTGGGCCTAGTTCAACGAATACATATTTCTTAAACATTCCTGAGATATGGGCCCCATAGACAATAAGAAAACCCTTCGTTAAAAAAAGTCAATTCATTTTTTAACCCATTTTCAGGACGCTAGGTTCCATGTAGAAATGTTAAATCAAGAACTCAAATAACCAATGTTAGAGCAAATTATTTGTCTACATTTTGGTTATTAGATCTTTGAGTAGGCTATATATTTATTTACGAATTAGCCAAAGTGATGATTGCAGTTTAGTTTAGGCAAAAGCTGTTGGACTAATTTCCGCGCAAAATGTGAACGTGAGGACTTGTACTGTATGCAATACATCCCGTTCATTGGGCTACATGTCTATAATGACGAAAATAGGCACAGCTAAACGAGGTTCCACAATCTTAATGTTATCAAACCAATAGGTCATTCCTGTTCCATTGACAAAGCCGGTGAACAATGCCACTCCCGATAAGACCTGAGAGCGTGTCCTGTCATGGGCCTTGGGTTGGTAAACAAACGCGTAGACACAGCGACTCTTTACCTCTTAGCTTTCAATCAAATAGGGAAACGTTCCAATCTAAACTGTCTGCCATTGATAGGTGTAGCCTACCACCACTTGCGTTGACTGGATGGCGCAATTAGGGCCTATATATAGGCTATTAATTTGACTTTCCCCTTGCAAAAATGTATTGACTAAATATCAGGATAAAGTCCACGATTGGAATATGTAGGCCTACCTATTAATGCAGGACCGGGTATTTAGATGAATGTTTTTACCTTTATTGTGATTTTataaaataaagacaaatcTACAAATTAACAGTGATGTAAGGCTATGTATTTCCTTCTCAAACTCAACTAATGAGCTCCCTGTTAGCGGGGCTGCATGACTTTGAATGTGGATTCCCTGTTTGCCTCCGGGCTAGAGATAGTGAAGTCCATCACACCGGAGATAAGGCCAGAAGGGGCTCTGAGTAGATTTTAGCAGTAGACAGAGTGGAGACCAGGGCCTCTCGAGATGAAcagataaggtgtgtgtgtctgtgtttaagaAAGAACTGCAACAAAGCGCGCTGTTAAGAGTTAGAGGAGACATCACGAATCGGGATGAATTAAACAGTCTTTCCAAGGGACTGAGCTCATACACCTGATATCAGAGTAAGAAGCAGATAACAAGAGGCTGCGTCCCGCGATGAGCAATGCTGAAAAGGTGCcgacaaatattacaaaatcaGATAGCCCTGTTTGGGCCTTGAATTATATTTGGAGTTGAATCATTTTCTCTGCTCTGAGGTCCTCATTCCTTGTTTAGACTAAGCTGTTTTCACTTCCTCTATCTGGTCAGAAAAAAGTTCATTCACATTTCATTTTTCACCCAGACAGAGATTTTATATATTCAACTGCTATaatttaaaatattttattttagtcatttatttttattgttatcaaatatactgtatagGCATATATACAAATATTTTAAATCAGTCAATTGAATGCAATTAACATAGCCTCTTTTGTTGGATCTGAATCAAAGTTTTTTGAGGTGATGTGATAAAACATGATAAAAAACGTTATATATTTAATATATcaaaacatatacagtatatcataTTATTAAGTCCCTTGCTCTCCAAGGCATAGGTACCATTAGAGCTCCCTCTGCTGGAAGATTAGATAATAACATGCCTGAGCAGGGGCGAGTCAGGATGCTATGCGGCAGACGAGAGGTGATGAAAGACAAGAGAAGGATAGCTCTTCAACTGGCTCCAGAGGAGCTGGTGTCATGTGTCAAACCCTGGGCCAACACATAAGCCCTCAGACACTCAAAGAACCACTGATAGACAGGTAGAAGAGCATTCTTATTCATTCTGCATTCACTATAAACAACATCTAAGAAAGTGCTTTCTTAAGGGCTTCACTGCAACAGCAATCAGAATTTTCATCCTAACCAAGTTCACCACATAGCATTCTTGCAGCAACAATAAAAGGTACAAGACTTACCCATCCTAATTTTTCTCAGTTCATTATCTACATCGAGAATGGTGTTCAATACGCCCACACAAAGTTTTCTTCACTCTACACTTTCATTTCAATCAAGAAAACGACTGCAGTCCTGAATGGAAAACAAAAGAATGATTGATAGTTCAGTCAGGCATCTTGACATggtacaaacaaaacaacattttctTGGATTATCCACGGTGGAAGATAAACGACTTCCTGGGTTGAAGGGTCAGATTCTAACAAGCCAACATCTAGTCTAGGCCCAGTCAAGAAGAGAAGCTACATAAGCAACCAAAATACCTGTTACCTTTGGTGATTTATGGTTTGGCATAGGGGTTTCCTAGTGAGACAGAATAGTATCCACATGACATGAGCGATGCTAATCACACAGTTTGGATGATGCTGGGGATGACAAAGCGGATGATACTGCACGCTTGATAAACAGAGTTTGGGCTTTGACAATTAAGATAGGCATCAGAAAAACATTAAACAGGAAAGAAGCTTTACAAAGGTGTACTGTGGTCTCTTGTATGAGGACTGTTGATTCAGAGCTACACTCAGTAAGACCTGGAGAAGGGGATCAAGGGGAATCACATTAAGCTACAAAACTAAGATGAAGTGTTACATGAAAGCAGCAAATGATCGAGATGAAATGGACTATACTTAAAGTTCTGAGTTCATGTGTTCTGAGAACCAGCACACATGACGAGAGTAGAACTACAGAAGCCATGTTTACCATGTATTGGAGCATATGGGGCAGGCACTGGTCTCCCTGATTATAAAAAGGAAAGCATTGAGGGCAGTGGATGGGGGTAGTAAACATGAGCAGGGGGCATCCAGGAGACAGTAGATGTGTTTGTCATCCCAGATTCATGTTATTGCAAACAGAGACTGGGTTCTGCGAGGGCTGGAGTCCCTGTGAAAACCCCATTCCTGGGAGGAGGTCAGGCAGAAGCATGGagcacaacaaacaaacaggcgCTGAACAATGTATGTGTCAGTTTAGGAGCCGGTGTAAATGTGTTGAACACATTAGGCCCTCT
Above is a genomic segment from Osmerus mordax isolate fOsmMor3 chromosome 24, fOsmMor3.pri, whole genome shotgun sequence containing:
- the nkx2.7 gene encoding NK2 transcription factor related 7 codes for the protein MFASPVTSTPFSVKDILKLDHQNSYHVLSQQGFMIPDQDSVYLQHVNNALCRLDFFDSQESLCVSGEQVKGICDSDAVDILRGSFISTEDDMNEDPGRSMCSHDESLGCDGQIEKIGTAKSRLRRKPRVLFTQTQVFELERRFKQQRYLSAPERDHLANILKLTSTQVKIWFQNRRYKCKRQRQDKSLEMASYRPPPRRVAVPVLVRDGKPCMGGSSSPYKMTIGSYNPYHR